In Acidimicrobiales bacterium, a single genomic region encodes these proteins:
- the trxB gene encoding thioredoxin-disulfide reductase produces the protein MPDVRNVIIIGSGPAGLTAAIYAARANLAPLVVEGEPSSTSDQPGGQLMLTTEVENYPGFVEGIMGPELMVNFRSQAARFGAEYVTEKVSRVDFSRRPFSVWVGNPEAPEPTYQARSIIVSTGAQSLMLNLEAEDRLLGHGLSTCATCDGFFFRGQDIAVVGGGDSALEEALFLTKFADKVTLVHRRDELRASKIMQERAFKNDKIEFLWNHTVVDLLGETRLEGAVVEHTQTGERHTLEVGGLFVAIGHRPNTDLFKGILDMEDNGYLITRPGGTETNIEGVFACGDVQDHTYRQAITAAGSGCMAAIDAERWLEAVGDAPDNIAETATNW, from the coding sequence GTGCCCGACGTACGCAACGTCATCATCATCGGTTCCGGCCCCGCCGGCCTCACCGCCGCGATCTACGCTGCCCGGGCCAACCTGGCGCCGCTGGTCGTCGAGGGTGAGCCGTCGTCCACCAGCGACCAGCCCGGCGGGCAGCTGATGCTGACCACCGAGGTCGAGAACTACCCGGGCTTCGTCGAGGGGATCATGGGGCCCGAGCTCATGGTCAACTTCCGGTCGCAGGCCGCCCGCTTCGGCGCCGAGTACGTCACCGAGAAGGTCTCCCGGGTCGACTTCTCCCGGCGCCCGTTCTCGGTGTGGGTGGGCAACCCCGAGGCCCCCGAGCCCACCTACCAGGCGCGCAGCATCATCGTCTCCACCGGCGCCCAGTCCCTGATGCTCAACCTCGAGGCCGAGGACCGCCTGCTCGGCCACGGCCTCTCCACCTGCGCAACCTGTGACGGGTTCTTCTTCCGCGGCCAGGACATCGCCGTGGTGGGTGGCGGCGACTCCGCCCTCGAGGAGGCGCTGTTCCTCACCAAGTTTGCCGACAAGGTCACCCTCGTGCACCGCCGCGACGAGCTGCGCGCCTCCAAGATCATGCAGGAGCGCGCCTTCAAGAACGACAAGATCGAGTTCCTCTGGAACCACACCGTGGTCGACCTCCTCGGCGAGACCCGGCTCGAGGGTGCCGTGGTGGAGCACACCCAGACCGGCGAGCGCCACACGCTCGAGGTCGGCGGGCTCTTCGTGGCCATCGGCCACCGCCCCAACACCGACCTGTTCAAGGGCATCCTCGACATGGAGGACAACGGGTACCTGATCACCCGCCCCGGTGGCACCGAGACCAACATCGAGGGCGTCTTCGCCTGCGGCGACGTGCAGGACCACACCTACCGCCAGGCGATCACCGCCGCCGGCTCGGGCTGCATGGCGGCCATCGACGCCGAGCGCTGGCTCGAGGCGGTGGGCGACGCCCCCGACAACATCGCCGAGACCGCGACCAACTGGTGA
- the trxA gene encoding thioredoxin, translating into MADTVTVSDATFDEEVKSSSEAVLVDFWAEWCGPCKMIAPVLDEIASEQAGKLKVAKLNVDDNPDVARRFEVMSIPTLIVFKDGEPKKRLVGAKGKAQLLEELAEFL; encoded by the coding sequence ATGGCTGACACCGTGACCGTCTCCGATGCAACCTTCGACGAGGAGGTCAAGAGCAGCTCCGAAGCCGTCCTCGTCGACTTCTGGGCCGAGTGGTGCGGGCCGTGCAAGATGATCGCCCCGGTCCTCGACGAGATCGCGTCCGAGCAGGCCGGCAAGCTGAAGGTCGCGAAGCTCAACGTCGATGACAACCCCGACGTGGCTCGCCGCTTCGAGGTCATGAGCATCCCCACCTTGATCGTGTTCAAGGACGGGGAGCCCAAAAAGCGCCTCGTGGGCGCAAAGGGCAAGGCGCAGCTGCTCGAGGAGCTCGCCGAGTTCCTGTAA
- a CDS encoding phage holin family protein, which translates to MAATGSTTTRAHPAPADAHAGDDWVTQTADTIERVVTGVRSKTTEPVERISRIVVYGIVAAFLGITAAVLLSIAAVRALDIAIPGDVWSAHAIVGGIFTLAGLFLWGKRTTDKK; encoded by the coding sequence CGCCCACCCGGCGCCGGCGGATGCCCACGCCGGCGACGACTGGGTGACCCAGACCGCCGACACCATCGAGCGCGTCGTCACCGGCGTCCGCTCCAAGACCACCGAGCCCGTTGAACGGATCTCCCGCATCGTCGTCTACGGGATCGTGGCTGCCTTCCTCGGCATCACCGCGGCGGTGCTCCTCTCGATCGCCGCCGTGCGGGCCCTCGACATCGCCATCCCCGGCGACGTCTGGTCGGCCCACGCAATCGTGGGCGGAATCTTCACGCTCGCCGGGCTGTTCCTGTGGGGGAAGCGCACCACCGACAAGAAGTGA
- a CDS encoding ParB/RepB/Spo0J family partition protein has protein sequence MARRSGLGKGLGALIPPEAIDGGAGTEASSLREVAVANVRPNPHQPRNHFDEESLSALAASVRELGVLQPPLVRVLGDGAYELIAGERRWRAAKRAGLTTIPVLVREADDLSSLEQAVVENLHRQDLNPLEEAAAYTQLIEDFSLTHDQLATRVGKSRAAITNTLRLFQLPPSIQRLVAEGQLSAGHARSLLGTPDRAFQESLAKRVVAEGLSVRATEEAVRARTGAPGAGARPPRTAPGLRQPGMHELEELLSEHLETRVRVEEGAKKGRVVIEFADLDDLERIYRAMTEPGGG, from the coding sequence GTGGCACGCCGCAGCGGACTCGGTAAGGGCCTGGGGGCGCTCATCCCGCCCGAGGCCATCGACGGGGGAGCGGGGACCGAAGCGTCGAGCCTCCGTGAGGTGGCCGTCGCCAATGTACGGCCCAACCCCCACCAGCCCCGGAACCACTTCGACGAGGAGTCCCTGAGCGCCCTGGCCGCCTCGGTGCGGGAGCTGGGGGTCCTCCAGCCTCCGCTGGTGCGGGTCCTGGGCGACGGGGCCTATGAGCTCATCGCCGGTGAGCGGCGGTGGCGGGCGGCCAAGCGCGCTGGACTGACCACGATCCCGGTGCTGGTCAGGGAGGCGGACGACCTTTCGTCACTCGAGCAGGCGGTGGTCGAGAACCTCCACCGTCAGGACCTCAACCCGTTGGAGGAGGCAGCGGCCTACACCCAGCTCATCGAGGACTTCTCCCTGACCCACGACCAGCTGGCCACCCGGGTGGGCAAGAGCCGCGCCGCCATCACCAACACCCTCCGGCTGTTCCAGCTGCCCCCGTCGATCCAGCGCCTGGTGGCCGAAGGACAGCTCTCCGCTGGCCACGCCCGCTCGCTGCTGGGCACGCCCGACCGGGCCTTCCAGGAGAGCCTGGCCAAGCGCGTGGTCGCCGAGGGGCTCTCCGTGCGGGCCACCGAGGAGGCCGTGCGCGCCCGGACCGGCGCGCCCGGCGCCGGCGCGCGCCCCCCACGGACGGCGCCCGGACTCCGCCAGCCCGGCATGCACGAGCTCGAGGAGCTGCTCTCGGAGCACCTCGAGACGCGCGTGAGGGTCGAGGAGGGCGCCAAGAAGGGGCGAGTGGTGATCGAGTTCGCTGACCTCGACGACCTCGAGCGCATCTACCGGGCGATGACCGAGCCGGGCGGCGGCTGA